The sequence below is a genomic window from Etheostoma cragini isolate CJK2018 chromosome 20, CSU_Ecrag_1.0, whole genome shotgun sequence.
AAAAGCAACGCTacttttgcatgtgtgcgtgtgtgtctttgtatgacagatgggaacaacaatcttcaAAATTAGTCCAGTATTTTCAGCCGTTAAACAGCCTGCAATGTAAGGGCAAATGTTCAATGGCAGTTTtttcccataatgttgtcagacactttgaatattaatctgtgcctgtcagtggcaaaacaaccACTTTTGTGGACATAAATTGAAGGTGCGCAAATTGCCCAATAACTAGCTTGTTTTTCTGCTGCGGACTACAGCGATCTCACCTAATATTGGACCAGTAACTCAGACATAAAAACAAGGGAAAATGGGGTCcaggctgaaaaaaacaaagttaccctttagaaaaaaatgctctTGCTCAGGAGCCCCCATGACTCCTTGGGCCCCTGTACTGGAGGCCTAGCAGGTAATCCATCCGTAGCTCCAAAAAACTCCACGTACTCATAAAAACCCAGGTGTAGTTCACCCTGCAGTAACTGGAGGGCACTGCAGTCCCTCAAATCCCCCACTCCCTTTCCCAAAATGATGTGACATCTGTAACTTCAATCACATTAGAACCTTTATGTTATCAGGTGTATAAGCATTCTTGTACAGAATACATCTGGTCATCTTTAACAGCGTCAAGCTGTTgacaaattaaattgtattttacaaaagaCACAATGTTTATGAGGCCGTTCTCAAGTGCAAAACAACTGTTTCTGACAAGATTTctactttttttgcatttagaaTCATAACAATACATAAAGATTGCTCCTTGTGTAACATTGCTACTTAGACTATAGCAATAACATTGTATATAGACTTGCAATGACACAATTTGAAGCGGTCCCTACTTGTTTCAGTTGTGGAGCTGAGATTGATTACATAACCACAAATGACTCTATTAATGTTGTTTCTACAGCAGCCGCAGCCCTTGAACACAGGCGACAGAGCAAAAAACGTTAACCcagtatttaaattaaaaaaaaaataacattaaattaaataaaatataaccgCTCCTTGACTTTCGAAATAGTCTTTCAAAGAACTAACCAGGCCATTTAATGTGACATTAGTCAAGTGTCATCAATGCTACATTAGGATAAAGCTAGGTATCCATTAGCAGTCCACAGCGGCTTATGCATAGAACACAAGCTCCGGGATCTGTCCTCCCTGTACTCCAGTCCCGTTGGTGCTGTCGGAGGAGCACTGGAACTGAAATGTCACCTTCCCACACTGCACCTCCGTCATGCCCTCCTGGCCAAAATAGCTCAGTTCGTTCCCATCCAGCACGGCGCTCACCGTGTAAAACGCGTCCTGCTCCACCTGAACAGGGTGCTCGAACCGCACCGGAAACGTACTGCTCGACCCATCCGACACAAACTTTGTCAGGTTCTGCGCCAGGATCACCCCTTGTCTCTTAAGTTCAATTTTGACGGTGTACTCTGCCTTGCTGCCGCTCGACCCGTACAGCCCAAGACCGGCGATAAAGATCCTCTTGTCCACCGCAAACTGAATGCTGTCACAGCGGCCGCGGTAGCGCCACTGGTTGCTCCGGTAGGCCGAGGACTGAAAGCGGTGGCACCTCTGAGGCACTAAACCCTGCCGCGCAGTCAGAGGGAATTCCAGATCAGGCTTTTTAGCCGCAGTGTACCACAGGAACACATTGTGCGTCTCCTCCAGTGTCAGGATATCACATTGCGCCGCCCCGTCAGCAAACTCCTCCAGGCTCATGGACGGGATGCGCACTAAAAACAGCGCCTTGCCAAGCACAGCTCTTTTGTTGCGGGTGGTGGGCCCAAGGCCCTGTCTTTTGCACTCCGCTGTGGCCCAGTTCATAACGGCATCAAACACCACCACCTCCTTGGTGTTGAGCGTCTCCCTTCGCAGGATGATCTCCAAAGTCTGCAGGTCGATCTCACAGAAGCCCTCGGAGCCTAGCGCCAGCTCGGCCTGGGCGTCGATCACCTCCCAGCAGCGCTGCGTCAGCTCGGGCTCCTCGAACAGGCGGCTCTGGGAGAGCAGCACACAGGCGTTCTTGGCCTCCAGGCTTGTTTCCAGGAAGGTGACGCAGGCCTTGGCCAGTGCAGGAACGATGTACTTCTTGGCAGCATACAGGGTGGCCAGCACCGTGTCTGCTTCCAGGTCGACCTCATCGCTGTACATGTACCTGGGAgaaagaaaattactttttaatcactctGCATGAGCAGAAGTTTAATTGCTAGATAcaactatttatttaatattacattAATAACAGGAAGGAAGTGCCAATTTCCTCTTGTTTCTAGTataatttccccaaaaaacCTAATAATTCTATTTTGTCCCAAAGAGGATTGTATGATGACTTAAAACATCCTACCCCTTTCAGCCTAACATGGAACAGTTTTATGGTGCTGGCTTAGCCAATGCTACCGAATGAGGAACAAAGGCAGGATATTTATAACTACTATTCTGTGTATATTTCCCTCAAAGAAAATTGTCAGGCTGTGCATGAGGGAAGAGAGCCCTGAGAAAGGCAGCAATTACAGAGCACTGTGCTGCTGTCGTCCCTGCTCTCAGGCGCTCCCAGCATTTTGACATTCGCCTCTGCTTAGCTTTGGACGAGTAATAATATGCTTTGAAGTGACACTGACTGCGCTTGTCATCTCTCCGTCTGGTTGGCTGTGCGAGGGATAGTGAGTGGCTTACTTCAGCAGAATTAGAAAAGCAGCAGGTTCCACATCTGGAATATGGATCTCGGACTCCTCCTCCGCCAGATCGCCATAAAACATGGCACAGAAGACGGAGCTTCCCACAGCCAGCAcatactggggggggggggggcagacagaTGCGTCAGACAGATGCGTCAGACACACATGCAACCACAATCACTCTCAAGTTCAATAAAGGACCAggaatggctttttttttgcagacatACATTACTTCTCTAGATACATTTAACGAATATCTGACATCACTCCATTTAGATCTTTAGGCTTTCTATTGTTTCataaatcacaacatgtaaaatgtCTTTACCTTGTGTGCTGGAACCTTCTGTGATTCCCCCAAAGGGCCAACAATGAAGTGGACATCAGCCATCAGCTCATTGTTAAACATCAAGGCATTCCTAAAAGCAGAGCAGGTTGCATGAATAAGCCACAATCAAGGATTGAGGAATATAAAATCCTCCCACATTCTTTTTGCCTAGAGACACTGGTTATTTTCATAGGTTTGGGGAGGATATAGAGCAACTAAAGTAGGCCTGGGACTAGAGATGACTTAATTGTCAATTTATCTATTGTTTTCAGTGCCtattgacattttgaattttttttgctCCAATCAACTgtctaaaacccaaagataCTCAATTTACCATGATAAaccagaatatatatatacgtcCCTAAATGACTAATCTATTGACCACATTGAATGCATATGAATCGACTCGTTATTACAGCTCAGTACAGTAAGGCATAgaacatgaaataaatgttcGTATGCAAATTGAAACGTTAAGGGGACTGTAAAAAAGTAATGCTGCAGGAGTAGTTAAAAATATAACACCACTTTGCAATTAGGGCTGGCGAGAGTACAGTGACCTTACTGCACTTTTATTACTATCATAATTACGCCGTGTGTTAGAGTGGCCTGCCGTTACTTCATGATGATCTTAATGCACTTTATAGTGATCCATATTTCCTGACATATCGTTGCAGGGACTTTTAAAGATTTTGCGCGCATACGTCTGCTATTTCCTTGAGTTTGTGCCCGATGATGCGGTCCAGTGTATTCAGGAGTTACCTCTCTCTCAGAGTGGGGTGGCTGCTCTGCCAGCTCGGCGGGTcgacgttgttgttgttgatgttctGCTGGGTGGTCGGTGTGGTCGCCGCGCTGCTTGCCGGGCTCACATGGACCTCCTTGGGCTTCTCGGTGTCCGCTACCGTCGTGCCGTTGGACAGGTTGGGGTTGTTGGTGTTAGCGGCGGGGTACAACTCCGCAgccatcttctcctcctcctctttctcctgctgctgcttcttcttgCTCGTCAGGGACAGGGTCAGGATCTCATAACATACCGGCAGCCTGCCCGGGAGCTTGCCGACCTTCTTAGACTTTTTCAGCGTTTCTGGAAGTAGGAGCAGATAAGTCAAACACCTCATGATCCGGCCATGATGGAGCAACCTGCAGTCTGCCGTTGGCATCAGCACAAGCAGAGAATCTTCTCCGTGTTAATATCCGGTGAACTGAATCACTGCTGGGGTGCTTTCTCGGCGTAGAATTCAACGTTTTCTGGGTGCAATTCGGCTCCTACAACACCGCTTTAAAACGGCATCGACAGCGAAGTTTACACAACAACATCTAAATATCCGTTCGGGCCCGGAGGAGTGAGTTTCCTCCTCCGCTTCCAACTTCGACCACAAGCACTTTTTCTCCGTTTCCTGGCGGTCACCTCATCCTCTCTGGACGGAGAAATGTCCACGAAGCGTCgcttgttttcccttttttcagcGACTGGGTAATCCGGTTAGTCGCAGCTATTAAGTCCTTCCTATTTTCCCACCCGCCTCTGCGTTAATCCTGACCgatttttctccctctttcttttgaACCGACTGTCGACCTACACGAAGACAGCCACGGTGATCCGTTGCTGCCGTTTGCATCCGAGGTAAATAGTCATTTGTCGGGAGTTTTTAAGGTCTGCTCCATTTTTCTGctttcccccccccctgtcGTGATCTACTCGGACGCCCAGGGCTCGCTGAGGACCAATCAGATTCCGGCACGGTGGTGACGTTATGGGAGCCGAAGCGCCTCCCCCGGCAGCTCCGCAGACTGCGTCACCGGCTCAACCGCTCCGCCTCGACCCGGTggaaagataaaataaaaatacaaaaaagtctgTTAAATATGACCCTCCGCTACAGCACAGTAATGAGAAGAAATAACCCAGAAACGTGAAAAAACGTGTTGGAAGAAGCACTCTTTTACTCGATTAAAACTAGTAGTTGGCTACTAGGCCTACAGTTTAGAAATATCAGCTTCACTATAAGCGCAAAGGTTGCATTAATGAAGTTAAATCAGGAAATTGTacttaaagtaataaaagtacTTAATGCAAAAAGTCCTCTTATGCTATGTCATTGTTATTACTTTGTGTTGATGTAAAAGTGGGATTTTATTGTTGTGGTTGGTTAAAGTGGAGCTCATTTGGAACAATTTTGTATAAAACTGCAACTACTTCTGATTTCCATTATTGTTTCAGCTGCAAATGTATAAACTTTGGGCAGTAGAGTTTTAAAACCAAACCTTTTGTGTGccaaaatcttattttatagagtaactaaagatgtcagacaaatgtagtggagtaaaaagtacaatacatgTAGAGGAGAAGTAAAAGTAGGCTCTCAATATATTGATAAAGACCGACAAACAATGCAGTTTAAATGAAACACACTTGGTACAGGCATGaacataaaaaagtacaaaaaatccTCACTTAACTCTTTGGGCCTGTAGGTGTCATGTAGGAATAGATGCAAGTTAATCAATCTCATGGTTGCgttcaaaataacagaacatgGCATTAAATATAGCGTTGACAAGGTTGTGACACATTTTTATAAGATGTCAAAAGATGACACAACTTTGTGTAACTGCCAAAATCCAAACTATACTGAACAAAATGATAAccgcaacacttttgtttttgcagaaaaGGCTTAtcttcacaaatctgtctaaatctgttttagtgagcacttctcccttgccgagataatccatccacttCACAGGTGAGACAAATCAAGATCCTGATTCCCCGcctccccctcctgaggtggagAACGGTTTtacagaagcaccttggtggtCATCACCtcaataacacatacaaaaaaaaagaataggaaaaaaaatagTGCTGCAATACACCCATGAATAGTGGTAAGAATAAATAAGAATGATTCTTTATCCTTTTTGGGAATGCTACAAggcaaacacattttatgaattccaaaatcaatacatttctCACCACTATGTGAAACCTCAggcatgtttatttatgtagcacattTCAGACAAATCTGATTTATGCTTTACATtagcataaaaaacacaaacattcaaaaccaatacaacagaaaataacacaatttctgaaaacagaacacataaaaatgagtaaaaacacaATAGCTTTAGCGCAGATGGATAAAAATCTAACTTCTTTAAATGACCTTGTGAAAGGTGCTGGTGACCAAAGGTGTTAAGCCTAGATTTAAAAGACTTTAGTTGTACCCAGAAGTCTTTGATGGTTTtatctttgttgtttatgtggATAACCTACCaaagaaatatttcaaatgtcGTTGGTGGAGTTTGGAATCCAtcaatgtgtctgtgtggttgtaCTGCTTCTGGTCTTAGACAGCACACACTTTTACCAAACTCCATCAGAGGAAAAGGAAACTCTTAGACCAAGTTCTTCACCTACAGTACCCCAAAAAAAAGTAGACGTAGCTTCGTGTCCGTTTTTGGAGCTTTTGAGAGACGAGCGTAGCTTCCCCACAGCTGAATGATAACCCTTTAAATGCTATACACACATCCCTGCTCCCACATTTGATTGAAAGGAGCAAGTTCACGGCCCTTCTCTGGGGGTGGTCAATGTAATTTTGGGGAATGTGGGGAACAGAAGTAGAAGTAGGAAAGGCAGGTTGAGGGGAAACTGGCCACACGAAAGAGTACACTACAGCCCTCCATCCCAGAATGACTCCTGGGCTCTTTGAGCATCACAGATTGATTATATTTGACAGTGAAAGAGGATTGGAggtggatttttcttttccttaaacagcctatttttttttctatgggGATCTTGGCTTGCCTCACATTCATACACTCTTCAGTAAAACTTGGAGCAGTGATGGCGAGCTCTGCACACGTATCATTACATggtgcatggggggggggggggggatcagatCAGTCTGGATCTTATTACCAGCTGGCTCTACCAGCTTTCCACTGGACTGCTCTTTAAATGCAGCCACTGACTTCAAAGCTATTTGACTCTGTTGTCATTGCTGGGGCATGAAACtctactttttttctcctggCTACAGCAGGAAGACGACTCTTTCTAATTTGACTATTAAAAAAGGTTTCTAAGcgttgtaaaatacatttttagaataCATCAAAACGTCAAATTGGCCAGCTGCTTGGCAGTTTCATGGCAAAAGCAGGTGGTTTTGATAGCTTTCTTCTCTTCAGCTGTAGTATTTCCATAAAAGTTACGATATGATACACTGCAAGTTTCTCAGACATTCGAGGAGCAAGAGGCTTGGGATTGGAAGGTTGCCCATTCGAATCCTTTCGCCAGCTGTGGAAATCTGGACAGAGACACTGAATGAGAAACGGGTTGCTTCAAGGTGAACTAGAGCTAAACGCTAATCTTCAAGTTCTCCAGTGGAGCTAATTAGTAGCCAGCAGTAGGATACTGGTTTTACTGGGAAGCTCACAGGTGccagtacgtttttttttaatctgtataaATCACAAGTAGACAAACTGCCTTTTCTTTGGTTTGAACCAGAGTGGAAAAATAGAACTCTGTTGCAATTCGGCTTTTGGTTTGTTTACTGCTTAGACACAAACCAGGGCGTGTAAACAAAagtcacatgaacacacaagtAGCCTGGTTATTGGAGTTTTGGTTAAAGTGCCATCCTGAGATAGATCGGGCAGCAGAGTCTGATATCAGTCCCTGAAACCTAAGCATGCCAGGATTTATCCTCTCCAGCTGATCACACGTGAAAAAAAAGCTGAACGTGAGGATTTAGTCCCAGAAAGCGTGTTGTGTGCTGCAGTTGTCATCACTCGTTCATTCTCTCTCCCTGTATAATGTACTCAATAGTATCCCCTAAAGTAAAATGACTATAAATCATTAACTACTTGTTTTATCACACTCAGTTGAACTTAACATGTATGTACCATGCACactattatttctttttatattttatgaagGCACTATATAGTGAATACACTTATACAGGGTCATtaggttagcacttctgcctcacagcaagaaggttctgggttcgaatccaggtcgttctgggcctttctgtgtagactttgcatgttctccccatgtctgcgtgggtttcctccaggtgctccggtttcttcccaccataaagacatgcatgctgggtaactaggactacaactgaaaattagccgactggctaactctggcgcatttacagaaagttcgattaatgtgcattgtcctaatcaaataaataaataaacaaccaTAATAATAAAACCCTCTGACAAGGTTGCAGAATCCAGAAATTTgtcaatgtaaaatgtatttcctgCATCTGGATCTTTGTCActgttgtgtatttatgttttgtgtttttaatggtgCGTTGTTATGTGCATTGTATGTGCCTTTTGCTGTACTTAGAAAAAGCCAAAGTCAAACTTCCCCTCAGGTGGATCATAAAGTCAATGTTTCTATATTAcaatgggtttaaaaaaaagctcatttGCCACATCTTGCAGTTTTGCAAGAAATCTTCTAAAATCTTCTTCTGCAGATCTGTTCAAACAAACATCACTTATTATTCTTTCCAGCCAGTATCGTTTGATTAGCTTTATTAGATATCTTGCCAttttaaggaaaagaaaaaaaggtctaaaaCCCAACCCCCAAAAGGAGGGTTACCTAAAGGACTATGTGCTCGAGATTCTGAAGGGGTAAATCTGAACATACACTTAAAGAGTAATAAcccttttaacaattttttttcgcAAAACTTTCCTTTCTCATtgacaacattttaataaacattcCTGTCTCCACCAGACCCGTGCCTGTACATTCCCCGCTTCGCCCAGCTGCTAGAATTTGGGGAGAAGAACCACGACGTGTCCATGACAGCCTTGAGGCTGGTGCAGAGGATGAAGAGGGACTGGATGCACACGGGACGAAGGCCGTCGGGACTCTGTGGAGCAGGTAACCCTGACACGAGGTGGccaaagatggatggagggtTTGCTGGCAGCGGCCCGGGGGCTCCTGTCATTAGAGGATTCTTGGTTTCAGTCTCTGAATAAAATCGGAGGAGAGAAAAGTGATTAACGCTCTGTGCTCTGTTGGAATCTAAGACAAAGCTGCCCTTAGGATACTTCCGCCTCAGATACTCAGGGGCCATCGGCGTTTTAAACTCTGCCCGACACTTCCCATTCTGACTTTATATACAACAACTTCACAGTTCTCTAACAGAAAACGACATAAGTGGATTCCATGATGGGGGGGGATCAACAAGAAGTTGTTTGTGTGCCCTTTAAACTGCATGAATCGCAGCATACATTTATGGAAAACGATTAATATCCCACCAAGCTTGCATGTTGGCTGCAGGATTGGAAGTGAAAGATTGGCTATTTACATTCACTTCACCTCTAAAAGTAGTTTTTACTGTGTGTagataatgataatgaaaaaGTCCATGTAGAACTTATCAGGGACGGTGTGGCACTGAGTTTCTGCCCCTTGCTGCGTGGGCATAAGGCCCATCAGGCATCGGGCCTTTTAACTGGTTGTTGGCTATCTGCCAAAGAGGAGTAGGCGAGGCCAACCTGCCAGCACCTGCCTACACTTACCACAGCTGGTCAAGTGTTGGCTGTTCCCTGCCGCCATTGTGAGTTTATGTAAAACGGCTGACCTAAAGCTTCTCCTCCCTATGCTGTCTCTCTGCTGGTGTCAACCTGAATCCACTCGCCTTTGATGCATTACCAGCTAAGACATCCTGAAATCAAATCACAGGCTTACTTCCTCTTTACAAGCACGGTTTaaatttttgtctttctctgttcctctacTGCCTTTCCTGAATaattaatttcttataaatCATTGATAAGGGTACAGTTGGATGGAAGAAGGAAAGGTTTCTTCCAAACATGATGCAAATATAGCTGTTGATGAACCAGCAACGCGTAGCTGCATAAAACTTCAAGGACAAACGAGTCCTGGATGTAAAGTAATTGTTAACTCTGCATTAAGAAAGGAAAAGCAACTTTGAAGTTACGTTGATTCAAGGTAACGGAAGTAACATGTTTGAGGGAGTCGTCAGCAGAGCTAAACACCATCACTTGAGTCCTAAAGGCTGTTAGAAGTTTGCATGTAGAAGTAGAAGCATGCATCTATCTTTTAACAGGCTCTTGAGTGAGGCAACTCTAATGACTGTTATATAACTGATCCCCTTCAAGGCTTGCACTGCGATTCATTGCATAACATTAGTGTTACTctttttgaaaactgtgttcttgTGTGGGGGTGTACTGATGGCTCCGCGGGCTGGGGTGCTCCTGTCCTGCAGTCTTCAAGGTGTTCACACAGGCGGCTATAAACCAAACATAATATTCAAAGCTGTATCCAGTTTTCTGGAAAAGGCCAAATTAAACTTTtagcaacatttcttttcagtgtctGAAAAGCTTTGCCCATATTGGCACTTTTTGTGGCGTTTATTTTTAGACTGTCTTTGAGAAGTCGGTCTTCCTCTTTTTGGGGTTGCTTTGCAGTGTTGGCAATTGTTGGCAATGGTGGAATAGCAACGATTTCTGCAGTGAATCGGGCTTTAACCATCTGAAGGAAGGTGCACGCGCGTCATTACATCAGCCAATAGGAACACTCTTACTCTGTAATGACCTGTGAGTGGACAACGTCTCCCATTACATGCTAGATCATATAAAGCAGTATTTGTCAACGTGGGGTGGTACAGGCCTCcccatttgtgttttattgtagttcaaaccatttatttaatttttggcATAGCATAGTTATAAACAGACATTAAACCTGCTTGTTAAATCCgtcacattgtgttttttctttgtgttttcagcCCTTCTCGTTGCCGCTCGTATGCACGACTTTTGCCGCACTATCAAAGAAATTGTCAGCGTTGTAAAAGTGTGTGAGAGCACGCTAAGAAAAAGGTGGGTGGTACAaggttttgatgtttttgacatggacatttattttcatttaaaagctcCCTTGTTGGATATTGGATGATGTTTGATAGTCTAATTCAGCAAGAACATTCTGACAGTTATGTACGGAGTATGGAAGAAGGCTTTCTTACTCTGGAGTTGTCTTGTTTATTAATGGTCCATAAGCAAGCAGAagattcattatttaattttatttatttctgtattttttatttttggacgGCCGGTGTCCTAAATTATCTGCCCCAGTGATCCAATTCTGTCTTTCATTCTAATTTGTTTGCCGTGGTGGATCGGtggttactgtacttaagtacatttttcacatatttACTGAAGTAGAATCAATAGTACATACTAttgacttttactttgttacattttgcaaCAATTATCTTATTATAATTTCTACTACACTACATTTCTACAACGTGACATTTTTggatcaaccccccccccagtctgcaGGGAAGCCTTCAAGCACCTCCTGCACCGGCGGCAGTCCGTCCAGCTCCATATATTACGATTCCCACTATGGCCATGGCAAGACCTGCGTTTATTGGCCAAGCGTGTACCACTCCCGGTGCTATGGCTGCTCCCGTTATTGCTGCTGCTCCCTGTACTCTGCTTGGTCATATGTGAGGCATCAGTTCACATAGGGTTAACACACAACCCGtatatttatcttaaaaacaatCCCGGTCCTCCTCAGCTATGAAGCCACGGAGCCGACTTGTTGTCAAAGCCTGTGTTCTTGCTAGATAAATGCGTGCAGCATTCACTGTCCTGTGGGAAATAACGCAAAGTCGAGCTTGATGCAGATCACCGATAGATAACCAGAACTGTAAGTCAGAATGTAAACTGGGCAACCAATGGATAGCACGGTTACATTAACCTAAAACTAATGTAATTAAAACGCCACAGACCATACTTTTTTTTGAATcatcaaaataaagacattaagaGAAGAAATTGTTAtgcaagtacttttacttttaatacttaaagtaaatttaaaatcaggtactttttacttaagtaggGATGTCATTGTGGTACtactacttttactaaagtaaatatgtTTCTGGTTATTCTGTTAAGTTCTGAGATTCAGGACTTCTCcaccactttttgttttttatttgatttggcCTGTCGTCAACCTGCCACCTCTCTTCCATTAGACTGACAGAGTTTGAGGACACACCCACCAGTCAGCTGACCATCGAAGAGTTCCTGAAGACCGATCTGGACCAAGAGTGTGACCCGCCCTGCTTTACAGCCGGagtgaggaagaaaaaagtcCATCAggtatgtatttttaaaacacatgctATCAGGAAAAACGAGCTAGCATGTgtcatgtcataaaaaaaaatacatgttcacatccatgtttttgtccatcttatgtaatattaaaatgacatcttatattttcttgattattaCATGCAGCCTGCAGGCTTTCTCCAATAATTAATGAAGGGTATTAACCTCTAAAGTAAAACTGTCAAGGATCCCCGTTCTCTGCGTCCACACACCTAACAGAGAGCCGCTGTAATGGTTTCACCCTGTAGTCACTGTTTGGGAAGAAAGAagcttttattcttttaatcaacttctcgcctttgtctccctccctctagCTGGAGATCGAGCTGAAGAAGAACATGGATGACGTTGAAGGTATGAATGCGATATCCTTAACCTTGACTCTCCGAAAactagctttttttcttcttttaaaaactttttacaaaaatgaGTTCTTAGATATTCAGGCTAGTTGGACTCCCATTCATTACACTGACAAAGGCAGAGTTTGGTAACACTTTCCTGTTGTGGTGGATGTTTCTGCCAGTTGGCTGACCTTGACTAAGTGCACTACAGCGTTGGCTGTGGTCAAACCGAGAAAAGCAACTAAAATGCACATGGAGCACATAGAGCACATAGAGGGGAAACagctccctctttttttttacatgattgAGTTTCAGCACGACATGTAATTAACTGTACTTCATGTTAAAAGTACTTACGAGTTGGTACACAGGAGAAGTACCATTTCTTTTGAGGGACATGACAAACATTCCCGGATCTCACTCCCTACTTTTCAGTGTCTCCTGTAATGTCGTTGATCCAGGAATGGTTCTGTTTTTCAGATGAAATTCAAGGCTTCCAGGATGAGATAGACTCCGAGCTTCAGAACAATCGACCCAAACTTAGAGGAGTCTACGCCGCCTACGCTAAAGAAGGTACTTAGCAGGAAGGAGTGTGTTGAAGCAAGCTGCAAGAAAAGGAAGTGCGTCTCTCAGCTTATCTGTCAAACTGTTTAATTTTGTGGCGTGTTTAAACACCTGCACATTGTTAGTCTTTTTGAAAACTATAATTGAGTAACATGAGATTTAATGTGTCAGTAAAAgcactaaaatgaaaaaaggagcaTAACACACCCAGCTGTTGACTCAAGTTGAGTGGGT
It includes:
- the LOC117936395 gene encoding BTB/POZ domain-containing protein 6-B-like yields the protein MPTADCRLLHHGRIMRCLTYLLLLPETLKKSKKVGKLPGRLPVCYEILTLSLTSKKKQQQEKEEEEKMAAELYPAANTNNPNLSNGTTVADTEKPKEVHVSPASSAATTPTTQQNINNNNVDPPSWQSSHPTLRERNALMFNNELMADVHFIVGPLGESQKVPAHKYVLAVGSSVFCAMFYGDLAEEESEIHIPDVEPAAFLILLKYMYSDEVDLEADTVLATLYAAKKYIVPALAKACVTFLETSLEAKNACVLLSQSRLFEEPELTQRCWEVIDAQAELALGSEGFCEIDLQTLEIILRRETLNTKEVVVFDAVMNWATAECKRQGLGPTTRNKRAVLGKALFLVRIPSMSLEEFADGAAQCDILTLEETHNVFLWYTAAKKPDLEFPLTARQGLVPQRCHRFQSSAYRSNQWRYRGRCDSIQFAVDKRIFIAGLGLYGSSGSKAEYTVKIELKRQGVILAQNLTKFVSDGSSSTFPVRFEHPVQVEQDAFYTVSAVLDGNELSYFGQEGMTEVQCGKVTFQFQCSSDSTNGTGVQGGQIPELVFYA